One window from the genome of Dolosigranulum savutiense encodes:
- the ltrA gene encoding group II intron reverse transcriptase/maturase: MTEMYHKSSSLMKQVVNKDNLILAAEKVRKNKGAPGVDGMTVQEIEHHIIEYYPYIREKLLDGSYQPQPVRRVEIPKGNGKTRKLGIPVARDRVIQMAIKQIIEPVIDKHFSNSSHGFRPGKGTETALKQCVEYYEDGLKHVVDCDLKQCFDTLNHDKMMYHLEQFVQDKAILTFIRKSLRCGAVELSGEFVDSETGAPQGGVISPLLCNVYLNELDKELERRGHQFVCYADDFVIFKSSKRACERVLKSITRFIERDLKLQVNQEKSRTGSPTRLKFLSCLIHNSFGNCRFRPTNEAKAKFKKKLKKLTKRNRPGTFQDIVKEINQVTQGWINYFGLGFIRSFVKQIGEWLRRRLRQLILKRWKKCSTKIKMLQKYGLTEDEAKRIAFSRKAYWRLSQTYEVNKAITTKRLHKWGLKSLITIAESAYARY; this comes from the coding sequence ATGACTGAAATGTATCATAAGTCTTCATCATTGATGAAGCAAGTTGTAAACAAAGATAATTTGATACTGGCAGCTGAGAAAGTTCGAAAGAACAAAGGAGCTCCTGGTGTCGATGGAATGACGGTTCAAGAAATTGAACATCATATCATAGAATATTATCCATATATTAGAGAGAAGTTACTCGATGGTTCGTATCAACCACAACCAGTGAGACGAGTAGAAATTCCAAAAGGCAATGGAAAAACACGGAAGCTGGGCATACCAGTAGCACGTGATCGAGTAATCCAAATGGCTATTAAACAGATAATTGAGCCTGTAATAGATAAACACTTTTCTAATAGTAGTCATGGATTTCGACCAGGAAAAGGAACAGAAACGGCTCTAAAACAATGCGTTGAATACTATGAAGATGGCTTGAAACATGTGGTGGACTGTGATTTGAAGCAATGCTTTGACACACTTAATCACGATAAAATGATGTATCACCTTGAACAATTTGTTCAAGATAAAGCCATTCTAACATTTATACGTAAATCACTGAGATGTGGCGCCGTTGAATTATCTGGAGAGTTTGTAGATAGTGAAACAGGTGCGCCACAAGGTGGCGTGATATCACCGCTTTTGTGTAATGTGTATCTCAATGAGTTAGATAAAGAACTGGAGCGAAGAGGACATCAATTCGTTTGCTATGCAGATGATTTTGTCATATTCAAATCATCAAAACGTGCATGTGAACGCGTCTTGAAGAGTATTACTCGATTTATTGAGCGCGACTTGAAACTTCAAGTTAATCAAGAGAAGAGTAGGACAGGTAGTCCAACCCGTTTAAAGTTTTTGAGCTGTCTAATTCACAACAGCTTCGGCAATTGTCGATTCCGTCCAACAAACGAAGCGAAAGCAAAATTCAAGAAGAAACTTAAGAAATTGACCAAACGCAATCGTCCGGGAACATTTCAGGATATTGTAAAAGAGATTAATCAAGTCACCCAAGGGTGGATTAATTACTTTGGATTAGGTTTCATCAGAAGTTTTGTGAAGCAGATTGGAGAATGGCTCCGAAGACGACTTAGACAGCTTATATTGAAACGTTGGAAGAAATGCTCAACCAAGATTAAGATGCTTCAGAAATATGGATTAACAGAAGATGAGGCAAAACGAATTGCCTTCTCTCGGAAAGCCTATTGGCGTCTATCTCAAACATATGAAGTCAATAAGGCAATTACAACAAAGAGACTCCACAAATGGGGATTAAAATCATTAATCACCATAGCGGAGTCTGCTTATGCAAGGTATTGA